A window of Gammaproteobacteria bacterium genomic DNA:
TTGCCGGCCCTTGAACCAGTGGCTGCGCGCCCGATCCGCCGGGATGCGGAGCATCCACTCCTCGGGCGTGGTGTTCAGCTGCGGCCCGTGAGTGGTCCAGAGGCCGAGCACGATTTCCGCCATCGCTGAGATCCCGTACTGCGAACGCGCACTCAGCGGTTGCCGCGGCGCACCGAACCTCGCCGCCGACCGACTGCTCGCGAGCCCGCTAACATAGGTATTCGGCAACGTTCGCGCAAGCCATGCCGTCGTGGCCACGCCCCCATGACGGGCCGGTTCGCTTCGTCGCGCGAGCGCGGGTATGGACTTGGCCAGGATCGCAAGCTACCCTGCGACGCCGGCTCGCCTTCACCGGGATAACGACAGCTGGGAGCACGCCTTTGGAATTGATTGCCTGGATCGAGGGGACGGCGCTGGGGGAATGGGTGCGCGTCTCCGCCTTCGGCTACCCGTTCATGATCACGCTGCACTCGGTCGGCCTCGCCATCATGGTCGGGCTTGCCGTCGCGATCGACCTGCGGCTGCTGGGCCGCTTTCGCACCATCCCGTTCGCGTCGCTCAGGACCCTCTTCAAGGTGGCGTGGATCGGCTTCTTGATCAACTTTCTATCCGGCGCCGCGCTTTTCTCGTCGCAGGCCACGACCTACGTGACGGACATTACGTTCCTGTTGAAGATGGCCTTCGTCCTCGGCGGTGCGGTGACCGTCGGTTATCTGCAGACGGCCGTCGCGAGAACCGGAGACGGCCACGGAGCCGATTCGGTCACGCCGTTCTCGACGCGAGCGGTGGCCGCCCTTTCGATCGCCATGTGGCTGGCCGCTATCGTCACCGGCCGCCTGATTGCCTACCTGTAGCCGAAGGTTCAGCACGATGAATGCCATTCTGGATTGGATGCAGACGACCTGGATCAACGCGCTCGCGTTGAACTACTCATGGACGTGGCCGACGATGGAGACGCTTCACTTCGTCGGCATGTCGCTGCTGATCGGCTCGATCCTGGTCATGGACCTGCGGCTCATCGGCGTGCAGCGCGTGATCCCCTCGCTGACGGTGCATTCGCTGGTGCCGATGGCCCTCACCGGCTTCGGCATCAATTTGACGACCGGCATCGTATTCCTGTTCGGGGATCCGTACCGCTACGCGATCAACATCTCTTTTCAGATCAAGATGGTGCTCGTGTTGCTCGCAGGCGCGAACGCGTTGCTTTACGCGGTCAAGGTCGCACCGGCCATGGAAAACGCGCCGCCGCACGCACCCACGCCCCCGATCGCGAAAGCGGTCGGCGCCACCTCGATCGCGCTCTGGGTAGGCGTCATCTGCTTCGGCCGACTGATCCCCTACCTCGGCACCGGCTGATCCCGTCGAGCACGGGCCGCCGTAGCGCCCTCGATCACCGCGGGTGGTCGGGGGCTTCGATCACTGATCGGGGCCTTCCAGCACCGGTAATCCGGGGCTTCGCGGCGCTGCTCGGGGGAGCACGGCGGCGATCACAGGTTCCACCGCAGCC
This region includes:
- a CDS encoding DUF6644 family protein, whose product is MNAILDWMQTTWINALALNYSWTWPTMETLHFVGMSLLIGSILVMDLRLIGVQRVIPSLTVHSLVPMALTGFGINLTTGIVFLFGDPYRYAINISFQIKMVLVLLAGANALLYAVKVAPAMENAPPHAPTPPIAKAVGATSIALWVGVICFGRLIPYLGTG